GTATAAATTCTGCTGCGGTGCGATTGTAGTTTTAATTGCCGTTGCCGTTTTCGGTGTCTGGGATGAGGTGAAGGATCTGGCACATACAGGGAACACAACGGGGATTCCACCCCGGATCGGTTTCGATCCGTCTAGGATAGCAGCTTCACTGAGCCATAGCTGTTCTGTGCCGTTTGCTGTTTTCCAGGAGGTTACTGTCGCGCCGTGGAGGTTGACGGTGACGGATTCGCCGGAGGGCAAGTTGGCTTGGACGACGTTGTTGGCAAGGGAGATTGTCGGTTGGGGCGGGGTTGCGGTTACGCCGATGGCGGCGGGCTTGTTAGAACGGTCCATTCCGGCTGGAAATTATCTGTATACGAAAGAGAATGCTAGAAGGGGAGGTTTAAAAGGATGAGGTGAGATAggatggaggaagaggggcaACCGTGCTCGATCGATGACAGCGTCATAAAGTCATTGGTGGGGCTGTTTCAGGTCCACAGATCTATACTGTGGTGCAACCAAGATCACAACATAAATATTTACAACAAAAACTCCCCCTTTGTCTTTGCAACCTGCTCGTCATAATAAGGCTGGAAAGCTAACCACCCTTTCTCTGGGCCACCAACCTGCGGCGCCGAATAtgccgcttcttcctcgtcgataAAGATCTTCTTAAATCCccccgctgccgctgcatcAGCCAACAGCTGCGCGTGGCATGTTTTATCAAGGCTAATAAACCAAAAAGCTGCCTCATCTACACTCTGTCCAACGGTCAAAAGCCCATGGTTTTGGAGAATAGCCGCCTTCCCGTCCCCCAACGCCGCGGCAATACGcttcccttcttcaccgtcaaggATCACACCTCGGAACTCGCGGTAGACAGCATGACTCTTATAGAATCGCAGCGAATCTTGGGTAATCATCTCCAGTTCACGCCCAAAGCACGAAAATGCCTTCCCCGCGACGCTGTGTGCATGGCATGCGGCGTTGGCGTCCGGTCGGGCCTTGTGAATCTCAGAATGGATGGCGAAAGCCGGGAGGTTAACTGGCTCATCGCCCTCAACGACATTACCATCTTcgtcaacaagaacaaggtcAGAGACCTTTATCAGGGAGAAGTGCGCAGAGAGGGGATTTATCCCTGCGAGCATGGTCAGCACTTGTATCTCTCGAAACCCATAAGGGGGAACGCACAGAAGTGATCAGTCAAGATAGGATCGCGCACAGAGATATGCCCTGCAACACCCTCGTCGAATCCACGGTCTGCAAATACACGGAATGCTGCGGCGAGGTGCTGCTTGCGATACTGTCGCTCATCCTCCAAGTTGTCGAAGCGGGGATAACTGCGGATCTTCAGTGTCTTGCCGCTCTTTGTCTTACCCAGAACTTGGACCTGCGGAGGCTTTTCAACCCGGTTGCTCGAAGGGGGAGCAATAGATTTGGTAGGCACAGCGGCTGGTGGCTGGATATCGCTTATAGTTGTTGGAGACATTGTGTATACGATATCAATGATATAACTACCCGGGTGATGAGTTTATGTTCAATCAGATGAATCGAAATGGTAAGCAGTCATTGTTGAGTGGAGTTACGCCTATATATGTGATATGTGAGCTACTCCAACCCCGCCTTATTAACCAGTTATTTTGTTCGTTT
Above is a window of Aspergillus puulaauensis MK2 DNA, chromosome 2, nearly complete sequence DNA encoding:
- a CDS encoding class II aldolase/adducin family protein (COG:T,Z;~EggNog:ENOG410PKFB;~InterPro:IPR036409,IPR001303;~PFAM:PF00596) translates to MSPTTISDIQPPAAVPTKSIAPPSSNRVEKPPQVQVLGKTKSGKTLKIRSYPRFDNLEDERQYRKQHLAAAFRVFADRGFDEGVAGHISVRDPILTDHFWINPLSAHFSLIKVSDLVLVDEDGNVVEGDEPVNLPAFAIHSEIHKARPDANAACHAHSVAGKAFSCFGRELEMITQDSLRFYKSHAVYREFRGVILDGEEGKRIAAALGDGKAAILQNHGLLTVGQSVDEAAFWFISLDKTCHAQLLADAAAAGGFKKIFIDEEEAAYSAPQVGGPEKGWLAFQPYYDEQVAKTKGEFLL